The stretch of DNA GGCAGACCGATGACACGTTTAATGAAGTCTTTTGAGGGATCTTCAGGAAATTCGAAAACAATGATATCTTCATGTTGGGGGTTGTCGATATCGACGAGAATGGTATCGGTGAAGGGGATTTTGAGACCATAGATGAATTTGTTGACAAGCAGATGGTCACCAATTTGAAGCGTTTCCAGCATGGATCCGGACGGTATCTTAAAAGCCTGAACCACGAAGGTTCGGATAATAAGAGCGAGAACAAGTGCTACGGCGAGCGCTTCAATGTATTCAAGGAGAACTTTTTGCCATCTGGGATTCATGCGACCCTCCGAGGGGAGACGTCGGCCAAGGCGTATCTGCGCGAAGCTGACCGGCATCCCACGGAACCAAGTTTGTATTAATTGATACGTTGATAGGAAAACGGAGATGTTTACCGTTGAATGCGTTGCATTGCAACCTCAAGTGTTCCGTTTGGATAAACCGCGGTCATGACGGAGAAAGAAGCGATCAAGACTCATGTCGATCACGTCGCCGTCCTTGGGAAAATACAGCCTCCCAGTCTACGGGAGTGAGGCTGCGCCGATTGCGCTCTTGGAGGATGGGCCAACCGTCATCCGGGATGTGTCGTGTCAGGATACGGTTGACGAATTGCCGACCGGCATCTCCACAGCATTTACATGACCATCCGCAGATATCACAGGTGCATCCGCCGGTTTTAAACATTTCTTTCAGTGTTCCGGAGCGATCACAACACGCGTCGCACAAGAGCAGAACGGATTCGTGAAGAGCAGCGGTATTAGACATAGGGACGAAAAAAAATGTCCTGAAACGTCGTGACGACGTTTCAGGACAATAACTTTAAGGTTTAGAGTACACGCAGGTGTACAATGGGTGACATAATGAACGGCATCGCGCCGATTTCTTCCAGGGCTTCGGCAACATCTTTTTCGCGTGCGCCATGCGTGAGAAAAACGATAGGAACGGTACCGTTCTTGGGTTCTCCTTTTTGCACGGCCTGGGCAATGGAGATATCTCGTTCCCCCATGACGCGAGACAATGCCGCCATGACACCGGCACGATCTTCGACATTGAATCGAAAATAATGGGGTCTGGAGGCCATTGCCGGAGGCATGATGTTGGCTTGTGGCAAGCTCGGGTCATCGAAACCGAGGTTATTGACGCACGAGCCTTCGCGTACAAGCGCCATAATGTCAGCCAAAACGGCACTGCCAGTGGGGCGTGCTCCTGCGCCCTTTCCTTGAAAGAGCACCGCTCCAACGGCATTGCCTTCAACTCGAACCGCGTTGAAGGAGCCGCATACCTGCGCGAGCAGATAGGTTTTTTTGACAAGCATGGGGAATACGCCGGCTTCAAGCTGACCGTCCTCGTCGACCACGCGGCCTATGAGTTTGATCTCATAGCCGAGTTCCCGAGCATACTCGATATCGATCGGATCGATGTCGGATATACCTTTGACCGGGAGACGGGCCAGGGGATAATCCTGCCCGAAAGCAAGCCGGATAAGGACAACGAGCTTGTGCGCCGCGTCGATTCCTTCGATGTCGAACGTGGGGTCGGCTTCGGCAAATCCGCGGTCTTGAGCACCTTTGAGCGCATCTTGAAAACAGACGCCCTTGTCGGCCATTTCCGTCAGGATGAAGTTGGCCGTTCCGTTGAGGATACCGACAATGCCTGAGATCCGGTTTCCGGCGAGGCCTTCCTTGAGTGCTTCGACGATGGGGATGCCACCGGCCGCACTGGCTTCATAATAGAGACCACGCTTGTGCTCGGCGGCAAGCGCAAACAGTTCGGGACCGCGTTCGGCCAACAGGGCTTTATTGGCGGTTACGACATGCTTGCCAGCCCGAATGGATCGCGTGATGAGTTCATGAGCGGTTTTGATGCCACCCATGAGTTCGACCACGATATCAATTTCGGGATCTTCGGCCATCGTGAAGCAATCGCGAGTGACCTCGACGTCGCTCGGCGGGGTCCAGGCACGGGTTTTGGTCGTATCGCGAACGGCAACGGTCTTGATACGGATATGGCGCCCGAGACGGCGCGCGATCCAGTCGTCGTTTTCGTCCAAAATAGTGGCCAGGCCACAACCCACAGTGCCAAGACCGGCAATGCCGATACGAATCGGATCGTTGTTCACATGTTACCCCGAGATGACTTTTTTCAGGCCGCGTATAGCCTGATTGATACGATGTCTGTTTTCCACAAGTGCAAAGCGGACGCGGTCGTCGCCGTAATGGCCGAAACCGAGTCCGGGGGATACGGCGGTATGTCCTTCTTTCAGCAAGAGCTTGGAGAATTCGACCGATCCCATTTTTTTGAATTCATCCGGAATTTCCGCCCAGACGAACATGGTTGCTTTGGGGGGCGGAACGTCCCAGCCAATACGATTGAGCCCCTCAATCAACGCATCGCGACGATCTTGATAGATGTCCACGATTTCTTTGACACATTCTTGAGGGCCGTTCAGTGCAACCGTGGCCGCAATCTGAATGGGCTGGAAAATACCATAGTCGAGATAGCTTTTGATGCGGGTGAGGGCATGCACCATGTCCGGGTTGCCGCAGCAAAAACCGACACGCCAGCCGGCCATGGAGTAGCTTTTGGACAGGGAGAAGAATTCGACGCCCACATCTTTTGCGCCTCTGGCCTGCAGGAAGCTCGGTGGCATGTAGCCATCGAACCCGAGATCGGCGTAGGCGAAGTCGTGAATGACGTACATATTGTGTTCTTTGGCGAAATCCACGATTTTTTCAAAGAACTCAATGTCCACAACAGCCGTCGTCGGGTTGTGGGGGTACGAAAGAATAAGCAATTTGGGCTGAGGCCAGGTCTGTTTTGTTGCCAAAAGCAGATCATCAAAAAAATTGCGGTCTAGTCCGATAGGAATACGCCGGACATCTGCCCCGGCGATGATGCTTGCGAAGGGGTGGATGGGGTATGCCGGATCGGTGGCGAAGACAACATCGCCCGGGTTGAGCATGACCATGGCAAGGTGAGCCAGGCCTTCTTTGGCACCCATCGTGACCACAACTTCCTTGTCGTGATCGAGCTCCACGCCAAACCGACGAAGATACCAGTTGGCGATGGCCAGGCGCAAACCGTGAATACCCTTGGATGCCGAGTAACGGTGGTTGACTCCCTTTGCCGATGCTTCAACAAGCTTATCAACAATATGCTGAGGTGTCGGGATGTCTGGGTTGCCCATGCCAAGGTCGATGATGTCTTCCCCTTGACGACGCATGCGCATTTTGAGGTCGTTGACGACCGCAAAAACATAGGGGGGAAGGCGATTCATTCTCGCAAACTTTTCCATTGGACCGTGTTCTCCTTAAGAACAAAAAGTGACGTTTGGGATCGCGCGAATCTATCCGTGTGACCCTGTCCTGTCAAAGCCGGAAGCAATTTAGGTATAAAAGACAGGATCAAATCCACAGAAAAAGACTGCGAACCACTCAAGTTGCGGGGGAGCCGACACCGCTTGTTGTGACTTGCTTGGACGAACTCGTCAAGAGGATGATTTTTTTGTTGACAGAAATTTCCTCAGTGCCTATATACCCCTCCTCCAGGCGGTGACGCCAATCATGCGGAGAGGTGTCCGAGTCGGCCGAAGGAGCTCGCCTGCTAAGCGAGTATGGGGGGTAGACCTCCATCGAGAGTTCAAATCTCTCCCTCTCCGCCACAAGGCTATAATTCCTGGGTGTTAGCGGGAGCTAACATCCAGGTTTTTTTTTCATACGTCGTGTTCACCTTGTGACCCGACCAATTGCCCCCGTTTATGAGGTGAAGCAGCATTGGCAGGAGCAATTCTCGCGTCGCTGGTACGCCCGTCGGTACTGCCTTTTGAGGTTGATGCGCCGGTAAAATCAGCACCGTACCAGGTTGGAAAATGGTTAGCGTCAGATCAGCAGATATTAGACGCCTGGGCAGATGAACTTATATTAGAAGCTAAGGTCGAGGAGGCGAGACCTCCCTTGGCGCCCGTGCTTCAAGAGTTCAAAGAACTTATAGAAAACGATCCTGAATTGTACATGCTCTTTACGGAGATGTTTCTTCAGGTACCGCATACGCCCGAGTTCGCCCAAGACCCCACCGGGGGCCCGAAAATCAGAGATTACCAACATATGTTGGAACTCATGAATGTGATTTTGACACGGGCACCGGAGTTCAACACGACCGGTTTGGTCGGCTTTCCCTTGAATGCCATTTTGAATTGGGCGATGGGGACACAAGCCGGCACAGCGGCGTTTCTGAATCAAAAGGTCAATCAGCAGCTCAAAAAAATATTGAATGAATGGGCCAAATTTCTCGAGTCTCCGGAATCGCGCTATGTTTTGACCGAAGACCCCGAGCACGGTTGGTTTGGCCGCGACGCGCAACAGGCGATGCCCACGTTTGTTGAAGATTTTGTCTGTGATCCGACGGCACCGTATTACGGCTATGCCTCGTGGGATGATTTCTTCACTCGAACACTGCGTGAGGACCAACGCCCTGTGGCTGCGCCGGAGGACGATACCGTCATTGCCAATGCATGCGAGTCAGCCCCGTATCGGTTGGAAACGAAGGTCAACTTTTGCGATACGTTTTGGCTCAAGGGGCAGCCGTATTCCTTGGCGCACATGTTCGATGGAGACCCCATGGCGAAGCAATTCGTCGGCGGGACGGTCTATCAGGCATTTCTCAGCGCGTTGAGCTATCACCGATGGCATAGCCCGGTCAGCGGGACGGTGGTTCAAACCAAGTTGATCGAAGGTTCCTATTACGCGCAAGCCCAATGCGAAGGCTTCGACCCTGCCGGCCCCAACCTGTCGCAGGGATATATAACGCACCTGGCAGCCAGAGCGCTCGTCTGCATTGAGGC from Desulfovibrio inopinatus DSM 10711 encodes:
- a CDS encoding homoserine dehydrogenase: MNNDPIRIGIAGLGTVGCGLATILDENDDWIARRLGRHIRIKTVAVRDTTKTRAWTPPSDVEVTRDCFTMAEDPEIDIVVELMGGIKTAHELITRSIRAGKHVVTANKALLAERGPELFALAAEHKRGLYYEASAAGGIPIVEALKEGLAGNRISGIVGILNGTANFILTEMADKGVCFQDALKGAQDRGFAEADPTFDIEGIDAAHKLVVLIRLAFGQDYPLARLPVKGISDIDPIDIEYARELGYEIKLIGRVVDEDGQLEAGVFPMLVKKTYLLAQVCGSFNAVRVEGNAVGAVLFQGKGAGARPTGSAVLADIMALVREGSCVNNLGFDDPSLPQANIMPPAMASRPHYFRFNVEDRAGVMAALSRVMGERDISIAQAVQKGEPKNGTVPIVFLTHGAREKDVAEALEEIGAMPFIMSPIVHLRVL
- the lepB gene encoding signal peptidase I, which translates into the protein MNPRWQKVLLEYIEALAVALVLALIIRTFVVQAFKIPSGSMLETLQIGDHLLVNKFIYGLKIPFTDTILVDIDNPQHEDIIVFEFPEDPSKDFIKRVIGLPGDTLEIRNKDVYRNGEKLVEPYVQHTDPNMVGRRDNMAQITVPEGKYFVMGDNRDESYDSRFWGFVDREKIKGKALIIYWSWDGFPHVRWNRIGKLVE
- a CDS encoding aminotransferase class I/II-fold pyridoxal phosphate-dependent enzyme — encoded protein: MEKFARMNRLPPYVFAVVNDLKMRMRRQGEDIIDLGMGNPDIPTPQHIVDKLVEASAKGVNHRYSASKGIHGLRLAIANWYLRRFGVELDHDKEVVVTMGAKEGLAHLAMVMLNPGDVVFATDPAYPIHPFASIIAGADVRRIPIGLDRNFFDDLLLATKQTWPQPKLLILSYPHNPTTAVVDIEFFEKIVDFAKEHNMYVIHDFAYADLGFDGYMPPSFLQARGAKDVGVEFFSLSKSYSMAGWRVGFCCGNPDMVHALTRIKSYLDYGIFQPIQIAATVALNGPQECVKEIVDIYQDRRDALIEGLNRIGWDVPPPKATMFVWAEIPDEFKKMGSVEFSKLLLKEGHTAVSPGLGFGHYGDDRVRFALVENRHRINQAIRGLKKVISG
- a CDS encoding phosphatidylserine decarboxylase family protein, producing MAGAILASLVRPSVLPFEVDAPVKSAPYQVGKWLASDQQILDAWADELILEAKVEEARPPLAPVLQEFKELIENDPELYMLFTEMFLQVPHTPEFAQDPTGGPKIRDYQHMLELMNVILTRAPEFNTTGLVGFPLNAILNWAMGTQAGTAAFLNQKVNQQLKKILNEWAKFLESPESRYVLTEDPEHGWFGRDAQQAMPTFVEDFVCDPTAPYYGYASWDDFFTRTLREDQRPVAAPEDDTVIANACESAPYRLETKVNFCDTFWLKGQPYSLAHMFDGDPMAKQFVGGTVYQAFLSALSYHRWHSPVSGTVVQTKLIEGSYYAQAQCEGFDPAGPNLSQGYITHLAARALVCIEADNPDIGLMCVLFIGMAEVSSNEITVVEGQHVKKGEQLGMFHYGGSTHVLLFRPGVELEFDLHGQEPDVHSHNILVRERIATVKNGRDTGKHIPVD